One region of Streptomyces rishiriensis genomic DNA includes:
- a CDS encoding diacylglycerol kinase yields MTSEITLFVNPAAGRGRGAHAARPAASALRTAGYTVHTVIGANAEDALARARAAVADGTGALIAVGGDGLTHLALQAVAGTRTPLGLIAAGTGNDFARALGLPVRDPAAAARLAADALKGARIRDVDLGRVGDRWFGTVLASGFDSRVNDRGNRMRWPTGRARYDLAMLAELAAFRPFPYRITLDGGAVREVEAALVAVGNGTSYGGGMRICPGADLADGLFDITVVGDCRRTTLLRVFPRVYRGTHVDHPKVTVLRAAKVEIAAEGVSGYADGERLGALPLTARCVPGAVRVIGA; encoded by the coding sequence GTGACCAGCGAGATCACCCTCTTCGTCAATCCCGCGGCGGGCCGCGGCCGGGGCGCCCACGCGGCGCGGCCGGCCGCTTCCGCGTTGCGGACGGCCGGCTACACGGTGCACACCGTCATCGGCGCGAACGCCGAGGACGCCCTCGCACGCGCGCGTGCCGCCGTCGCCGACGGCACGGGCGCCCTGATCGCCGTCGGCGGCGACGGGCTGACCCATCTCGCGCTCCAGGCCGTCGCCGGCACCCGCACCCCGCTCGGCCTGATCGCCGCCGGCACCGGCAACGACTTCGCCCGTGCCCTCGGCCTGCCCGTCCGCGATCCGGCCGCCGCCGCCCGGCTGGCCGCCGACGCCCTGAAGGGCGCCCGGATCCGCGACGTGGACCTCGGCCGGGTGGGCGACCGCTGGTTCGGCACCGTCCTCGCCTCCGGCTTCGACTCCCGCGTCAACGACCGGGGCAACCGCATGCGATGGCCCACCGGACGCGCCCGGTACGACCTCGCGATGCTCGCCGAACTGGCCGCGTTCCGTCCGTTCCCGTACCGGATCACGCTCGACGGCGGAGCCGTCCGGGAGGTCGAGGCCGCCCTAGTCGCCGTCGGCAACGGGACTTCCTACGGCGGCGGCATGCGGATCTGCCCCGGCGCCGACCTCGCCGACGGGCTGTTCGACATCACGGTCGTCGGGGACTGCCGCCGGACGACGCTGCTGCGGGTGTTCCCGAGGGTGTACCGGGGGACGCACGTCGACCATCCGAAGGTCACCGTGCTCCGGGCGGCGAAGGTCGAGATCGCCGCCGAGGGCGTCTCGGGATACGCGGACGGGGAGCGGCTCGGGGCACTGCCGCTCACCGCGCGGTGCGTGCCCGGCGCGGTGCGGGTCATCGGCGCCTGA
- the tatC gene encoding twin-arginine translocase subunit TatC, whose amino-acid sequence MLKPARKQEKDPEGRMPLADHLRELRNRLAKAMLAIVLVTVVAAFFYNDIINFLTKPILDSVGCGKTFEEIAGQLHSGDATNKCASITINGLLAPFTLALQVSLMAGVVFASPVWLYQLWAFIAPGLHNHERKYAYAFVGMGAPLFIGGGYFAYMVLPTTAKVLIDFTPGGVSNLLPLDDLLQLVTRMVVVFGLSFELPLLLVFLNLTGMVTGRRMLGWWRAMIIGITVFAAVATPSTDPISMLALAGPIWILYFGATAFSLLNDRRRRRRDALGPADDEASELDLSPEDIGEVESVTASRALPEQASTERVNGYDDVT is encoded by the coding sequence TTGCTGAAGCCTGCCCGCAAACAGGAGAAGGACCCCGAGGGGCGGATGCCCCTCGCGGATCATCTTCGTGAGCTCCGCAACCGGCTCGCGAAGGCGATGCTGGCCATCGTCCTCGTGACGGTCGTAGCCGCCTTCTTCTACAACGACATCATCAACTTCCTCACCAAGCCGATCCTCGACTCGGTCGGCTGCGGGAAGACTTTCGAGGAGATCGCGGGCCAGCTCCATTCCGGCGACGCGACCAACAAGTGCGCGAGCATCACGATCAACGGTCTGCTCGCGCCCTTCACGCTGGCCCTCCAGGTCTCCCTGATGGCCGGGGTCGTCTTCGCCTCGCCGGTCTGGCTCTACCAGCTGTGGGCCTTCATCGCCCCCGGACTGCACAACCACGAGCGCAAGTACGCCTACGCGTTCGTCGGCATGGGCGCCCCGCTCTTCATCGGCGGCGGCTACTTCGCCTACATGGTGCTGCCGACCACCGCGAAGGTCCTGATCGACTTCACCCCGGGCGGCGTCAGCAACCTGCTCCCGCTGGACGACCTGCTCCAGCTCGTGACGCGCATGGTCGTCGTCTTCGGCCTCTCCTTCGAGCTGCCGCTGCTGCTGGTCTTCCTCAACCTCACCGGGATGGTCACCGGCAGGCGCATGCTCGGCTGGTGGCGAGCCATGATCATCGGCATCACGGTGTTCGCCGCCGTGGCCACGCCCAGCACCGACCCCATCTCGATGCTGGCCCTCGCCGGACCGATCTGGATCCTGTACTTCGGCGCGACCGCCTTCTCGCTGCTGAACGACCGCCGCAGGCGCCGCCGCGACGCCCTGGGCCCCGCCGACGACGAGGCCTCCGAGCTGGACCTCAGCCCTGAGGACATCGGCGAGGTCGAGTCGGTGACCGCGAGCCGAGCGCTGCCGGAGCAGGCGAGCACCGAGCGCGTCAACGGTTATGACGACGTGACCTGA
- the tatA gene encoding Sec-independent protein translocase subunit TatA codes for MFGRLGAPEIILILVVVILLFGAKKLPDMARSLGKSARILKSEAKAMKEDGGNTATPAGPPNDGEQPPAQRTIQASPGDVTSSRPVSEPTDTTKR; via the coding sequence ATGTTCGGAAGGCTCGGCGCCCCCGAGATCATTCTCATCCTCGTCGTCGTCATCCTGCTGTTCGGCGCCAAGAAGCTTCCCGACATGGCGCGCTCGCTCGGCAAGTCCGCTCGCATTCTCAAGAGCGAGGCGAAGGCTATGAAGGAAGACGGCGGCAACACGGCGACCCCGGCCGGCCCGCCGAACGACGGCGAGCAGCCCCCGGCCCAGCGCACCATCCAGGCGTCCCCCGGCGACGTGACCAGCTCCCGTCCGGTCAGCGAGCCGACGGACACGACCAAGCGCTGA
- a CDS encoding helix-turn-helix transcriptional regulator produces MAGKPVRPTNAIDQTRRMLSLVTYLRERPGARIEDVARAFGITEDELVSDLDVLPMCGTSFRGGDLLDIDTDGERIWWHNPAALGAEAAEPLRLAADEATALLVAARAVSTLPGLREGDRQALLRATAKVEASAGEAAGASARLSVTFESEGGVFADVDRAISERRRLWIRYYSPARDEVTEREIDPIRLVSVGHTYVEAWCRRSEARRTFRLDRVAEIKILDEPSAPPEIELRDLSEGLVQPAAEDPEVVVEVGPGGRWVAEYYPHDSADELPDGGLRITLRTPEPASLRRLALRLGRDGRIVSPPELADSARRAAREALAAYDGIEAQGAADGSPAAPPGEVPVRRGGGHDDGREQEL; encoded by the coding sequence GTGGCAGGCAAACCGGTCAGGCCGACGAACGCGATCGACCAGACGCGGCGGATGCTCTCCCTGGTGACGTATCTCAGGGAGCGCCCCGGCGCGCGGATCGAGGACGTGGCGCGCGCGTTCGGGATCACCGAGGACGAGCTGGTCTCGGACCTCGACGTGCTGCCCATGTGCGGCACCAGCTTCCGCGGCGGCGATCTCCTCGACATCGACACCGACGGTGAGCGCATCTGGTGGCACAACCCGGCCGCGCTCGGCGCGGAGGCCGCCGAACCGCTGCGGCTGGCCGCCGACGAGGCGACCGCGCTGCTGGTGGCGGCCCGGGCGGTGTCCACGCTGCCCGGCCTGCGGGAGGGGGACCGCCAGGCGCTGCTGCGGGCGACCGCCAAGGTGGAGGCCTCGGCCGGTGAGGCGGCGGGCGCGAGCGCGCGGCTGTCGGTGACGTTCGAGTCGGAGGGCGGCGTCTTCGCCGACGTCGACCGGGCGATCTCCGAGCGGCGCCGGCTGTGGATCCGCTACTACTCGCCCGCTCGTGACGAGGTCACCGAGCGCGAGATCGACCCCATCCGGCTGGTCAGCGTCGGGCACACCTACGTGGAGGCCTGGTGCCGCCGCTCGGAGGCGCGCCGGACCTTCCGGCTGGACCGGGTCGCCGAGATCAAGATCCTCGACGAGCCGTCCGCGCCGCCCGAGATCGAGCTCCGGGACCTGTCGGAGGGGCTCGTGCAGCCGGCCGCCGAGGATCCGGAGGTCGTCGTCGAGGTCGGCCCGGGCGGCCGCTGGGTCGCCGAGTACTACCCGCACGACAGCGCCGATGAGCTTCCCGACGGCGGACTGCGTATCACTCTGCGCACGCCCGAACCCGCCTCGCTCAGGCGGCTGGCGCTGCGGCTCGGCCGCGACGGCCGGATCGTCTCGCCGCCGGAGCTCGCCGACAGCGCCCGCCGGGCCGCCCGTGAGGCGCTGGCGGCGTACGACGGGATCGAGGCGCAGGGCGCGGCCGACGGGTCGCCCGCGGCGCCCCCCGGCGAGGTGCCGGTACGGCGCGGCGGAGGTCACGACGACGGGCGGGAGCAGGAGCTGTGA
- a CDS encoding helix-turn-helix transcriptional regulator, with amino-acid sequence MAIAKAERLMNLALCLLGTRRPLSKRELRDSIEAYVETFRPGTGAAGSDDSFNRMFERDKDDLRELGLVIETVESLDGEIGYLARRDSNRLPPITLDAEEAAALGLAAKVWQQARLAGAASGALQKLRAAGLPEDVDPYEAHGALEPRIPVHEAAFEPLMLACRDRRPVMFDYRKATAAHPEPRHVEPWALECWRGHWYLAGFDRDRGAERVFRLSRITGRVRSRGGSFTVPVPDVVTVRETVSSWAGETADRSAVIRLRRDAGYPLRAKATSVRELEDGWDELEIPYGHGLDAWLVEFGPDVVVLDPAELRADVVDRLRAVAKG; translated from the coding sequence ATGGCCATTGCCAAGGCCGAGCGGCTGATGAACCTGGCACTGTGTCTGCTCGGGACGCGCCGGCCGCTCAGCAAGCGTGAGCTGCGCGACTCCATCGAGGCGTATGTCGAGACCTTCCGGCCGGGCACCGGCGCGGCGGGATCGGACGACTCCTTCAACCGGATGTTCGAGCGGGACAAGGACGATCTCCGCGAGCTGGGCCTGGTCATCGAGACCGTGGAGAGCCTGGACGGCGAGATCGGCTACCTCGCCCGCCGCGACAGCAACCGTCTGCCGCCCATCACGCTGGACGCCGAGGAGGCCGCGGCGCTGGGCCTGGCCGCCAAGGTGTGGCAGCAGGCCCGGCTGGCGGGCGCCGCGAGCGGCGCTCTGCAGAAACTGCGCGCGGCGGGGCTGCCGGAGGACGTCGACCCGTACGAGGCGCATGGCGCCCTGGAACCCCGGATCCCCGTGCACGAGGCCGCGTTCGAGCCGCTGATGCTGGCCTGCCGCGACCGTCGGCCCGTCATGTTCGACTACCGCAAGGCCACCGCCGCGCACCCGGAGCCCCGGCACGTCGAGCCGTGGGCGCTGGAGTGCTGGCGCGGTCACTGGTACCTGGCCGGTTTCGACCGCGACCGGGGCGCCGAGCGGGTCTTCCGGCTGTCGCGGATCACCGGCAGGGTGCGCTCACGCGGGGGGAGCTTCACCGTGCCGGTCCCCGATGTCGTCACCGTCCGTGAGACGGTCTCGAGCTGGGCGGGGGAGACCGCCGACCGCAGCGCGGTGATCAGGCTGCGCAGGGACGCCGGATACCCCTTGCGGGCGAAGGCCACCTCGGTGCGGGAACTCGAGGACGGCTGGGACGAGTTGGAGATTCCGTACGGGCACGGTCTGGACGCCTGGCTGGTGGAGTTCGGGCCGGACGTGGTGGTCCTCGACCCCGCAGAGCTGCGCGCGGACGTCGTGGACCGGCTGCGTGCCGTGGCCAAGGGCTGA
- a CDS encoding FKBP-type peptidyl-prolyl cis-trans isomerase, which produces MSIDKPEIDFPGGEPPADLEIKDIWEGDGEVAQAGHNVSVHYVGVAFSTGEEFDASWNRGTPFRFPLGGGRVIKGWDQGVQGMKVGGRRQLTIPAHLAYGNQSPTPAIKPGETLIFVVDLLGV; this is translated from the coding sequence GTGAGCATTGACAAGCCCGAGATCGACTTCCCCGGCGGCGAGCCCCCGGCGGACCTCGAGATCAAGGACATCTGGGAGGGTGACGGCGAGGTCGCTCAGGCCGGCCACAACGTCAGCGTCCACTACGTCGGTGTCGCCTTCAGCACCGGTGAGGAGTTCGACGCCAGCTGGAACCGTGGGACGCCGTTCCGCTTCCCGCTCGGTGGCGGACGCGTCATCAAGGGCTGGGACCAGGGCGTGCAGGGCATGAAGGTCGGCGGCCGTCGTCAGCTGACCATCCCGGCCCACCTCGCCTACGGCAACCAGAGCCCCACCCCGGCGATCAAGCCCGGCGAGACGCTGATCTTCGTCGTGGACCTGCTCGGGGTCTGA
- a CDS encoding FKBP-type peptidyl-prolyl cis-trans isomerase, whose translation MRRRSLILAAVPAGLVTLAACGDEKSDSSKASDSASSSAGATPPPKIVDGPLPAITAGVKFDEKPTVAKGSGEPSDQLAVKTVIAGSGKTVAENDYIQANCLGQVWDSAKVLLNTYDTKKPLFTQLAQGGTIDGWRYALTGKKTGSRVLFSVPPTWAFGKDGDADTGIKGTDTLVFVFDIQDTFNAKSSAKGKDVPQDDAAVPKVGTNTDGKAPTIEIPKSGPPTELVSEYVIEGDGPKLAADDTVLVQYKGVVWDTGKEFDSSYSRSSLTSFSLQQVVKGWAQGLTGKKVGSRVVIVVPPSLGYGDSPPSGSGIEKDSTMVFSVDIIAKV comes from the coding sequence GTGCGCCGACGCTCACTCATCCTTGCCGCCGTTCCCGCGGGACTGGTCACTCTCGCCGCGTGCGGCGACGAAAAGTCCGACTCGAGCAAGGCGAGCGACAGTGCGTCGTCCTCCGCCGGGGCCACGCCGCCACCGAAGATCGTCGACGGTCCGCTGCCGGCCATCACGGCGGGGGTGAAGTTCGACGAGAAGCCGACGGTCGCCAAGGGCAGCGGTGAGCCGTCGGACCAGCTTGCGGTGAAGACGGTGATCGCGGGCAGCGGCAAGACCGTCGCGGAGAACGACTACATCCAGGCGAACTGCCTCGGTCAGGTCTGGGACAGCGCGAAGGTCCTCCTCAACACCTACGACACCAAGAAGCCGCTGTTCACCCAGCTCGCGCAGGGGGGCACCATCGACGGCTGGCGCTACGCGCTGACCGGTAAGAAGACCGGCAGCCGGGTGCTCTTCTCCGTGCCGCCGACCTGGGCCTTCGGCAAGGACGGCGACGCGGACACGGGCATCAAGGGCACCGACACGCTGGTGTTCGTCTTCGACATCCAGGACACGTTCAACGCGAAGAGCTCGGCCAAGGGCAAGGACGTGCCGCAGGACGACGCCGCGGTGCCGAAGGTGGGTACGAACACCGACGGCAAGGCGCCCACGATCGAGATCCCCAAGTCGGGCCCGCCGACCGAGCTGGTGTCGGAGTACGTGATCGAGGGGGACGGACCGAAGCTCGCCGCGGACGACACCGTGCTGGTGCAGTACAAGGGCGTCGTCTGGGACACCGGCAAGGAGTTCGACTCCTCGTACAGCCGCAGTTCGCTGACCTCGTTCTCGCTCCAGCAGGTGGTCAAGGGCTGGGCGCAGGGTCTGACCGGCAAGAAGGTCGGGAGCCGCGTCGTCATCGTCGTGCCGCCGTCGCTGGGTTACGGCGACAGCCCGCCGAGCGGCAGCGGCATCGAGAAGGACTCCACGATGGTCTTCTCGGTGGACATCATCGCCAAGGTGTGA
- the pafA gene encoding Pup--protein ligase yields the protein MDRRIFGLENEYGVTCTFRGQRRLSPDEVARYLFRRVVSWGRSSNVFLRNGARLYLDVGSHPEYATPECDNVTELVTHDKAGERILEGLLVDAERRLHEEGIAGDVYLFKNNTDSAGNSYGCHENYLVARHGEFSRLADILIPFLVTRQLLCGAGKVLQTPRGAVYCVSQRAEHIWEGVSSATTRSRPIINTRDEPHADAERYRRLHVIVGDSNMSETTMLLKVGATDLVLRMIEAGTVMRDLTLENPIRAIREVSHDITGRRKVRLASGREASALEVQREYYEKAVDFVERRGVRTGTTDQVLELWGRTLDAIEAEDLDRIGTEIDWVMKYKLIERYRAKHNMTMSHPRVAQIDLAYHDIHRRRGLYYLLERKGQAARICNDLKIFEGKSVPPQTTRARLRGDFIRRAQEQRRDFTVDWVHLKLNDQAQRTVLCKDPFRSVDDRVEKLIAGM from the coding sequence ATGGACCGCCGCATTTTCGGGCTGGAGAACGAGTACGGCGTCACATGTACGTTCAGGGGACAGCGCCGGCTGTCTCCCGACGAGGTGGCGCGGTACCTCTTCCGCCGTGTCGTGTCATGGGGCCGAAGCAGCAATGTCTTTCTGCGAAACGGCGCCCGCCTCTATCTCGACGTGGGATCGCATCCGGAATACGCGACACCGGAATGTGACAACGTGACCGAGTTGGTCACCCACGACAAGGCCGGCGAGCGCATTCTCGAAGGACTCCTGGTGGACGCGGAACGACGCCTGCACGAGGAAGGAATCGCGGGCGACGTCTACCTCTTCAAGAACAACACGGATTCGGCGGGCAACTCTTATGGTTGCCACGAGAACTACCTGGTGGCCCGGCACGGGGAGTTCTCCCGGCTCGCGGACATCCTGATCCCGTTCCTGGTGACCCGCCAGCTGCTGTGCGGCGCGGGCAAGGTGCTTCAGACGCCCCGTGGGGCGGTCTACTGCGTCAGTCAGCGGGCCGAGCACATCTGGGAGGGCGTGTCCTCCGCGACGACCCGCTCGCGGCCCATCATCAACACGCGCGACGAGCCGCACGCGGACGCCGAGCGTTACCGCCGTCTGCATGTCATCGTCGGCGACTCCAACATGTCCGAGACGACCATGCTGCTGAAGGTCGGCGCGACCGACCTGGTGCTGCGCATGATCGAGGCGGGCACGGTGATGCGGGATCTGACGCTGGAGAACCCGATCCGGGCGATCCGTGAGGTCAGTCACGACATCACGGGCCGGCGCAAGGTGCGGCTGGCCAGCGGCCGGGAGGCCTCCGCGCTGGAGGTGCAGCGCGAGTACTACGAGAAGGCCGTGGACTTCGTCGAGCGCCGGGGTGTGCGTACCGGCACCACCGACCAGGTCCTGGAGCTGTGGGGCCGCACGCTGGACGCGATCGAGGCGGAGGACCTCGACCGGATCGGCACCGAGATCGACTGGGTGATGAAGTACAAGCTCATCGAGCGGTACCGGGCCAAGCACAACATGACCATGTCGCATCCGCGGGTGGCGCAGATAGACCTCGCTTACCACGACATCCACCGTCGCCGGGGTCTGTACTACCTGTTGGAGCGGAAGGGCCAAGCGGCGCGGATCTGCAACGACTTGAAGATCTTCGAGGGCAAGTCGGTGCCGCCGCAGACCACCAGGGCCCGGTTGCGCGGCGACTTCATCCGCCGGGCGCAGGAACAGCGCCGGGACTTCACGGTGGACTGGGTGCACCTGAAGCTCAACGACCAGGCACAGCGCACCGTCTTGTGCAAGGACCCGTTCCGGTCGGTCGACGACCGGGTGGAGAAGTTGATCGCCGGAATGTGA